A genomic window from Brassica oleracea var. oleracea cultivar TO1000 chromosome C8, BOL, whole genome shotgun sequence includes:
- the LOC106312491 gene encoding aluminum-activated malate transporter 2-like: MEKVGEIWREGRRVGKEDPRRIVHAFKVGLALAFVSSFYYYQPLYDNFGVNAMWAVMTVVVVFEFSVGATLGKGINRAVATLVAGGLGVGAHHLASLSGPTIEPILLAIFVFVQAALSTFVRFFPRVKARYDYGILIFILTFSLISVSGFREDEILDLAHKRLSTVIIGGVSCVLISIFICPVWAGQDLPSLLASNFDTLSHFLQEFGEEYFEATDDGDVKEVEKRRRNLQRYKIVLNSKSNEEALANFAKWEPRHGQFRFRHPWKQYLAVAALLRQCAYRIDALNSYINSDFQIPTDVKKKLEEPLRRMSSESGKSMKEASISLKKMRKSSSYDIHVDHVLNSQSACKDLTTLLKSGILNDVEPLHMIALTTTVSLLIDIVNLTEKVSESVHELASAARFKNKKKSTVSSEKSDSVSTVRAMPIKSQDDHVVTILCDDDMSHTVDQSRGESSVDSCHHVAIEIDDDDSVHEKHEDGEIHEHTSCVSCGQTNASDVLDSDNKRTSYK, from the exons ATGGAAAAAGTGGGAGAGATATGGAGAGAAGGGAGGAGAGTAGGAAAAGAAGACCCGAGAAGAATAGTTCATGCTTTCAAAGTGGGACTTGCTCTTGCTTTCGTCTCTTCCTTCTACTATTATCAACCTCTCTACGATAACTTCGGTGTCAATGCAATGTGGGCTGTCATGACCGTTGTTGTCGTCTTTGAATTTTCTGTAG GAGCCACACTTGGGAAAGGAATAAATAGAGCAGTGGCAACATTAGTAGCTGGAGGACTAGGAGTTGGAGCTCATCACCTAGCAAGTTTGTCTGGTCCAACGATAGAACCTATTCTTCTCGCCATATTTGTCTTTGTGCAAG CTGCGTTATCGACGTTCGTGAGGTTCTTCCCGCGGGTGAAGGCGAGATATGATTATGGGATATTGATATTCATATTGACGTTCTCACTGATATCAGTGTCGGGGTTTAGAGAGGACGAGATATTGGACTTGGCACATAAGAGATTATCGACAGTGATAATAGGAGGAGTCAGTTGCGTCCTTATCTCTATCTTTATCTGCCCTGTCTGGGCTGGACAAGACCTTCCCTCTCTTCTTGCCTCCAATTTTGACACACTCTCCCACTTCCTTCAAG AATTTGGGGAGGAATATTTTGAAGCGACAGATGATGGGGACGTCAAGGAGGTGGAGAAGAGGAGAAGGAATCTTCAAAGATATAAAATTGTTCTCAACTCAAAAAGCAATGAAGAAGCTTTG GCTAATTTTGCAAAATGGGAACCGCGTCACGGCCAGTTTAGATTTAGGCATCCATGGAAACAATACCTTGCCGTGGCTGCATTACTTCGGCAGTGTGCCTACCGGATTGATGCCTTGAATTCATACATCAACTCAGATTTTCAG ATCCCAACGGACGTAAAAAAGAAATTGGAAGAACCATTAAGAAGAATGAGCTCGGAGTCAGGAAAATCAATGAAAGAAGCGTCAATTTCATTAAAGAAAATGAGAAAATCATCATCTTATGATATCCATGTGGACCATGTCTTAAACTCACAATCTGCATGCAAAGATCTTACTACTTTACTCAAATCAGGCATCTTGAACGATGTTGAGCCTCTACATATGATCGCATTAACGACCACAGTCTCTCTGCTCATTGATATTGTAAACTTAACCGAAAAGGTATCAGAATCCGTACATGAACTCGCATCCGCTGCAAGATTTAAGAACAAGAAAAAATCGACCGTGTCATCCGAGAAGTCAGATTCTGTAAGCACTGTTCGTGCAATGCCAATCAAATCTCAAGATGATCATGTTGTCACAATCTTATGTGATGATGATATGTCACACACTGTCGACCAGTCACGTGGAGAGAGTTCCGTGGACTCTTGTCACCATGTCGCCATAGAGATTGATGATGATGATTCAGTCCATGAAAAACATGAAGATGGTGAAATACATGAACATACGAGTTGTGTATCATGTGGTCAGACCAATGCTAGTGATGTTTTAGATAGTGATAATAAGAGAACTAGTTATAAATAG